The nucleotide window CACGTACCTCGGCCTGATCGCCGCCGTCACGGCCATGGGCGGCGTACTCAACCAGGCGGGGCACCCCAACCTCGACATGCTGGCCGGTCAGCGCCTCATCGTCCTGGTCTGGTTCCTCCCGGTCCTGACGGTCCCCCTGCTCCTCACCGCACGCCCGAGAGCGAACTGAAACGACCCCGGCCCCTGGGACGAATCCCAGGGGCCGGGGCCTGCAACGTTCAACTACACCTACGACTGCGACCGCACTACTGATCCGGGAGGGATCAGAAGTCCATGTCGCCGCCCGGCATGCCGCCCGGGGCAGCCGCGCCGGCCTTCTCGGGCTTGTCGGCGATGACGGCCTCGGTGGTGAGGAAGAGCGCGGCGATGGACGCGGCGTTCTGCAGAGCGGAGCGCGTGACCTTCGCCGGGTCGATGATGCCCTCGGCGATCATGTCGACGTACTCACCGGTCGCGGCGTTGAGGCCGTGACCGATCGGCAGGTTGCGCACCTTCTCGACGACGACTCCACCCTCAAGACCACCGTTGACGGCGATCTGCTTGAGCGGGGCCTCCAGCGCGAGCTTCACGGCGTTGGCGCCCGTGGCCTCGTCACCGGTCAGGTCGAGCTTCTCGAAGACGGCCGTGGCCTGGAGCAGAGCCACGCCACCACCGGCGACGATGCCCTCCTCGACAGCGGCCTTGGCGTTGCGCACCGCGTCCTCGATGCGGTGCTTGCGCTCCTTGAGCTCGACCTCGGTCGCGGCACCGGCCTTGATGACGGCCACGCCGCCGGCCAGCTTCGCGAGGCGCTCCTGGAGCTTCTCGCGGTCGTAGTCCGAGTCGGAGTTCTCGATCTCGGCACGGATCTGCTTGACGCGACCCTGAACCTGGTCGCTCTCGCCCGAACCGTCGACGATCGTGGTCTCGTCCTTGGTGATGACGACCTTGCGGGCACGGCCGAGCAGGTCCAGGCCGGCGTTCTCCAGCTTGAGACCGACCTCCTCGGAGATGACGGTGCCACCGGTGAGGATGGCGATGTCGCCGAGCATGGCCTTGCGGCGGTCACCGAAGCCCGGAGCCTTGACGGCGACGGACTTGAAGGTGCCACGGATCTTGTTGACGACCAGGGTCGACAGGGCCTCGCCCTCGACGTCCTCCGCGATGATCAGCAGCGGCTTACCCGACTGCATGACCTTCTCGAGCAGCGGAAGGAGGTCCTTCACGTTGCTGATCTTGGAGTTGACGATGAGGACGTACGGGTCGTCGAACGACGTCTCCATACGCTCCATGTCGGTCGCGAAGTACGCCGAGATGTAGCCCTTGTCGAAGCGCATACCCTCGGTGAGTTCCAGCTCCAGACCGAAGGTCTGGGACTCCTCGACGGTGATGACGCCTTCCTTGCCGACCTTGTCCATAGCCTCGGCGATCTTGGCGCCGATCTCGGTGTCAGCAGCGGAGATGGAGGCGGTCGAAGCGATCTGCTCCTTGGTCTCCACGTCCTTCGCCTGCTCCAGAAGAGCGGCGGAGACGGCCTCGACGGCCTTCTCGATGCCACGCTTCAGAGCCATCGGGTTGGCACCCGCGGCGACGTTGCGCAGACCCTCGCGGACGAGAGCCTGAGCGAGAACGGTGGCGGTGGTCGTACCGTCGCCGGCGACGTCGTCCGTCTTCTTGGCGACCTCCTTGACCAGCTCCGCACCGATCTTCTCGTACGGGTCCTCGAGCTCGATCTCCTTGGCGATGGAAACACCATCGTTGGTGATCGTGGGCGCGCCCCACTTCTTCTCGAGGACGACGTTACGGCCCTTGGGGCCGAGGGTGACCTTGACGGCGTCGGCGAGCTGGTTCATCCCGCGCTCGAGACCGCGCCGTGCCTCCTCATCGAACGCGATGATCTTGGCCATGTGAAGTGGTCCTCCCGGACAGGGGTGGATTTCTCCGGACCGAGAGGCGCCCGCGACGGACGGCCGGCGGCTGTGCGGTTCCTTGCCCCGCACAGCCTCCGAGCCTCACCGGCCCGGTCCAAGTTTCTGTCACTCTCACCTGGAGAGTGCTAACGCCAATGATTAGCACTCGACCCCTGCGAGTGCAAGCGTCCCCCTCGGGATGTGGACAAACAAACGGGCCGCAGGGGGGCGCGCGGAGGGGCTCGCCCTGCGTCCCCGGACGCCCCGAGGGGCCAGACACCCCGGCACGCACGGAGGGCCCGCACCCCTGGGGGTACGGGCCCTACGCGCGTGAGTGGTGTCGTTGGCCGACTGCGCCGAACTCAGCCGACGGCGAGCTTGACCATGTCTGCCTGCGGCCCCTTCTGGCCCTGCGAGATT belongs to Streptomyces finlayi and includes:
- the groL gene encoding chaperonin GroEL (60 kDa chaperone family; promotes refolding of misfolded polypeptides especially under stressful conditions; forms two stacked rings of heptamers to form a barrel-shaped 14mer; ends can be capped by GroES; misfolded proteins enter the barrel where they are refolded when GroES binds), translated to MAKIIAFDEEARRGLERGMNQLADAVKVTLGPKGRNVVLEKKWGAPTITNDGVSIAKEIELEDPYEKIGAELVKEVAKKTDDVAGDGTTTATVLAQALVREGLRNVAAGANPMALKRGIEKAVEAVSAALLEQAKDVETKEQIASTASISAADTEIGAKIAEAMDKVGKEGVITVEESQTFGLELELTEGMRFDKGYISAYFATDMERMETSFDDPYVLIVNSKISNVKDLLPLLEKVMQSGKPLLIIAEDVEGEALSTLVVNKIRGTFKSVAVKAPGFGDRRKAMLGDIAILTGGTVISEEVGLKLENAGLDLLGRARKVVITKDETTIVDGSGESDQVQGRVKQIRAEIENSDSDYDREKLQERLAKLAGGVAVIKAGAATEVELKERKHRIEDAVRNAKAAVEEGIVAGGGVALLQATAVFEKLDLTGDEATGANAVKLALEAPLKQIAVNGGLEGGVVVEKVRNLPIGHGLNAATGEYVDMIAEGIIDPAKVTRSALQNAASIAALFLTTEAVIADKPEKAGAAAPGGMPGGDMDF